The following proteins are co-located in the Granulicella pectinivorans genome:
- a CDS encoding zinc-dependent metalloprotease yields MRPALFLLLLSLPAAAQSPKPDSPAPTLAEKTKPMQHMPGLLPLDWDAKSGTLYLEIPHFDARGHSPDLLYTHSLPYGTGSNDLGLDRGQTAEGIIVHFERVGPKVLLVQPNQDFRTSSADPAEQLAVRQSFPSSILAGFKVAAEDPDGAVLLDATDFFLRDAHQVTESLTRAQQGSYKVDPARSTIDLTSTKAFPRNTEVEAILTFTTEGPPKGRFVRDVTPDPHALTLHEHQSFIELPGPGFTPRRFDPRAGYFPSSYRDYSAPLGDALDQRFILRHRLIKKNPACTKSCEAVTPIQYYIDRGAPEPIRTALLDGARWWDQAFQAAGWAPGTFRADILPADADPMDIRYNIVQWVHRYTRGWSYGEAIADPRTGEIIKGNVTLGSLRGRQDYRIAEALLSPYVSGRQITPANDPMLAMVLQRIRQLSAHEIGHTLGLAHNFAASAFPHVPTESVSVMDYPHPYITLGPNGIPDLSHAYGVNIGLWDKVAIDYGYRAFPAKTDEKEALNQILTASAKTGLQFITDEDARPFSGAHPNAHLWDNGTDPSEELNRIIGVRTAALARFNENAIKPGTPMSELSDTLVVLYLLHRYQTEAAIKQIGGLDYRYNLRGDGQPNPQIVDPAVQQKAITAVLKTLTPDFLTLPESLLKVLPPVPPGFPRTQESFPSETGLTFDPIATAESAADLTLEVLLDPARASRLVQYHMREPKAPSLRGLLESISKTTAERPEGGHTMSSEVERAVEFRALEAMFKLAEDPTASTQARAIAQSHINDVYKAFTTAAPLTDTAEAIHRTAMMTRIAQYQKDPTKFTPTKPQEAPPGMPIGDDESM; encoded by the coding sequence ATGCGCCCCGCACTCTTCCTTCTCCTCCTATCTCTCCCCGCCGCAGCCCAATCCCCCAAGCCCGACTCCCCCGCCCCCACCCTCGCCGAGAAGACCAAACCCATGCAGCACATGCCCGGCCTCCTCCCCCTCGATTGGGACGCAAAATCCGGCACCCTGTACCTTGAAATCCCCCACTTCGACGCTCGCGGCCACTCCCCCGACCTTCTCTACACCCACTCCCTCCCCTACGGCACCGGCTCCAACGACCTCGGGCTCGACCGCGGCCAGACCGCCGAAGGCATCATCGTCCACTTCGAGCGCGTCGGCCCCAAGGTCCTCCTCGTCCAGCCCAACCAGGACTTCCGCACCTCCTCCGCCGACCCCGCCGAGCAGCTCGCCGTCCGACAGTCCTTTCCCTCCTCCATCCTCGCCGGCTTCAAGGTAGCCGCCGAAGACCCCGATGGCGCCGTCCTCCTCGACGCCACCGACTTCTTCCTCCGCGACGCCCATCAGGTCACCGAGTCCCTCACCCGCGCCCAACAAGGCTCCTACAAGGTAGACCCCGCCCGCTCCACCATCGACCTCACCAGCACCAAAGCCTTCCCCCGCAACACCGAGGTCGAAGCCATCCTCACCTTCACCACCGAAGGCCCCCCCAAAGGCCGCTTCGTCCGCGACGTCACCCCTGACCCCCACGCCCTCACCCTCCACGAGCACCAGTCCTTCATCGAGCTCCCCGGCCCCGGCTTCACCCCGCGCCGCTTCGACCCCCGCGCCGGATACTTCCCGTCCTCCTACCGCGACTACTCCGCCCCGCTCGGCGACGCACTCGACCAGCGCTTCATCCTCCGTCACCGCCTCATCAAGAAGAACCCCGCCTGCACCAAATCCTGCGAAGCCGTCACCCCCATCCAGTACTACATCGACCGCGGCGCACCCGAGCCCATCCGCACCGCCCTCCTCGACGGAGCCCGCTGGTGGGATCAGGCCTTCCAGGCCGCCGGCTGGGCCCCCGGAACCTTCCGCGCCGACATCCTCCCCGCCGACGCCGACCCCATGGACATCCGCTACAACATCGTCCAGTGGGTCCACCGCTACACCCGCGGCTGGAGCTACGGCGAGGCCATCGCAGACCCGCGCACCGGCGAAATCATCAAAGGCAACGTAACCCTCGGCTCCCTGCGCGGCCGCCAGGACTACCGCATCGCCGAAGCCCTCCTGTCCCCGTACGTCTCCGGCCGCCAGATCACCCCAGCAAACGACCCCATGCTGGCCATGGTCCTCCAACGCATCCGCCAGCTCTCCGCCCACGAGATCGGCCACACCCTCGGCCTCGCCCACAACTTCGCCGCCAGCGCCTTCCCCCACGTCCCCACCGAGTCCGTCTCCGTCATGGACTACCCCCACCCCTACATCACCCTCGGCCCCAACGGCATCCCCGACCTCTCCCACGCCTACGGCGTCAACATCGGCCTCTGGGACAAGGTAGCGATCGACTACGGCTACCGCGCATTCCCCGCCAAAACCGATGAAAAAGAAGCCCTCAACCAGATCCTCACCGCCAGCGCCAAAACCGGCCTCCAGTTCATCACCGACGAAGACGCCCGCCCCTTCTCCGGCGCCCACCCCAACGCTCACCTCTGGGACAACGGGACTGACCCATCCGAAGAGCTGAACAGAATCATCGGCGTCCGCACCGCCGCCCTCGCGCGCTTCAACGAGAACGCCATCAAGCCCGGCACCCCCATGTCCGAGCTCTCCGACACCCTCGTCGTCCTCTACCTCCTGCACCGCTACCAGACCGAAGCCGCCATCAAACAGATCGGCGGCCTCGATTACCGCTACAACCTCCGCGGCGACGGCCAGCCCAACCCGCAGATCGTCGACCCCGCCGTCCAGCAAAAGGCCATCACCGCCGTCCTCAAAACCCTCACCCCCGACTTCCTCACCCTGCCCGAGTCCCTCCTGAAAGTCCTCCCGCCCGTCCCGCCCGGCTTCCCCCGCACCCAGGAGTCCTTCCCCTCCGAAACCGGCCTCACCTTCGACCCCATCGCCACCGCCGAGTCCGCCGCCGACCTCACATTGGAAGTCCTCCTGGACCCCGCCCGAGCCTCCCGGTTAGTCCAGTACCACATGCGCGAGCCCAAAGCCCCATCCCTCCGCGGTCTCCTCGAGTCCATCAGCAAAACCACCGCCGAGCGCCCCGAGGGCGGCCACACCATGTCCTCCGAGGTCGAGCGCGCGGTCGAGTTCCGAGCCCTAGAAGCCATGTTCAAACTAGCCGAAGACCCCACCGCCAGCACCCAGGCCCGAGCCATCGCCCAGTCCCACATTAACGACGTCTACAAGGCCTTCACCACCGCCGCCCCACTCACCGACACCGCCGAAGCCATCCACCGCACCGCCATGATGACTCGCATAGCCCAATACCAAAAAGACCCCACCAAGTTCACCCCCACCAAGCCCCAGGAAGCCCCACCCGGCATGCCCATCGGCGACGACGAGAGTATGTAA
- the rpoC gene encoding DNA-directed RNA polymerase subunit beta': protein MFRSSPFELTGPIADFDAIKIQLASPEKIRSWSHGEVTKPETINYRTFKPERDGLFCARIFGPITDWECLCGKYKRMKHRGVICDKCGVEVTLSKVRRERLGHIELASPCSHVWFFKGLPSRIGHLLDISLRELEAVLYFESYVVVDPGDAPVKEREVIKDETKFRELDQQYRPSGFKAMMGAEAIKELLKRVEIQELSVELRERMKTETSLQKKLKYSKRLKIVEAFRKSDNLPQWMILDVIPVIPPELRPLVPLDGGRFATSDLNDLYRRVINRNNRLKKLMDLHAPEVIVRNEKRMLQEAVDALFDNGRRGRVLRGANNRPLKSLSDTLKGKQGRFRQNLLGKRVDYSGRSVIVVGPELKLHQCGLPKKMALELFKPFIYHRLEQTGHCTTIKQAKEMVEMQEPIVWDILEEVIKDHPVLLNRAPTLHRLGIQAFEPVLVEGKAIKIHPLVCTAFNADFDGDQMAVHIPLSPEAQIEASVLMLASHNILSPASGQPITVPTQDLVLGLYYLTKAKVGAKGEGRVFANIEEVFMALEAKAVETLTPIRLRYTGKVLDMTTAYDDQDLTHTEAVEFNKQFISTTVGRAILNDSLPEGMPYVNGLLKKKGIGQLINYLYLNLGLEVTVHALDRIKDLGFRYATKSGLSVGLDDMVIPDSKYTVVSDAEKQVINVQQQYLDGAITNGERNNKVIQLWSTVTERVADEMFNNMKQADKDGAMNPIYIMADSGARGSKQQIRQLSGMRGLMAKPSGEIIETPITANFREGLTVLQYFISTHGARKGLADTALKTADSGYLTRRLVDVAQDVIISDYDCGTVEGIYVMPIIEAGETIEPLRDRIIGRVSLEKLKDFEGKTIVEINEEIDEDKASAVQAAGIEKVKIRSVLTCESKRGCCILCYGRNLGSGKMVEMGEAVGVIAAQSIGEPGTQLTMRTFHIGGTASRVSDASHLEAKNAGSVRFINLVTVRSNTGGLVAFNRNGSIAVIDDKGREKERYAIVYGAKLRVEDGAQVQQGTVLGEWDPYTFSVLTEIAGTVQFKDLQEGVTLNEEVDEVTGLSRLVVTDSSDEKRQPAIIIKSASGNKRYLMPSRAHLMVQDGDELFPGDVLAKIPRETTRTKDITGGLPRVVELFEARKPRDPAIISKIDGVVRFGEVSKGQRKVYVTADNGQEEEYSVPRGVYVNVQEGERLRAGDPLIDGPRSPHDVLEVLGERAVQMYLVNEIQEVYRLQGVTISDKHIETIVRQMLRWVKIEDVGDTAFLVDQQTDRFRFNAENQKTLMAGGRPAIGRSLLLGITKASLSTDSFISAASFQETTRVLTEASINGSIDTLRGLKENVIVGRLIPAGTGMEYYRNVQLSPELEEAAAQVQQEVTAAIEAEERELEQMRMEGEQEELAAE, encoded by the coding sequence ATGTTCCGCTCCAGCCCTTTTGAACTGACCGGCCCCATCGCCGACTTCGACGCGATCAAGATTCAGCTCGCCTCCCCCGAGAAGATTCGCTCGTGGTCGCATGGCGAAGTGACGAAGCCCGAAACCATCAACTACCGCACGTTCAAGCCTGAGCGTGACGGCCTCTTCTGCGCGCGGATCTTTGGACCGATCACGGACTGGGAGTGCCTCTGCGGTAAGTACAAGCGCATGAAGCACCGCGGCGTGATCTGCGACAAGTGCGGCGTGGAAGTGACACTCTCGAAGGTTCGTCGTGAGCGCCTTGGCCACATCGAGCTGGCTTCGCCCTGCTCGCATGTGTGGTTCTTCAAGGGACTGCCCTCGCGTATTGGACATCTCCTCGACATCTCGCTGCGCGAGCTCGAGGCTGTGCTGTACTTCGAGTCGTACGTTGTCGTCGATCCAGGTGATGCGCCCGTGAAGGAGCGCGAGGTCATCAAGGACGAGACCAAGTTCCGCGAGCTCGACCAGCAGTATCGCCCGTCCGGTTTCAAGGCCATGATGGGTGCGGAAGCGATCAAGGAACTGCTGAAGCGCGTTGAGATCCAGGAGCTTTCGGTTGAACTGCGCGAGCGCATGAAGACCGAGACCTCGCTGCAGAAGAAGCTGAAGTACTCCAAGCGCTTGAAGATTGTCGAGGCGTTCCGCAAGTCGGATAACCTGCCGCAGTGGATGATTCTCGACGTGATCCCCGTGATCCCGCCTGAGCTTCGCCCGCTTGTGCCGCTGGATGGTGGTCGCTTCGCGACATCGGATCTTAACGATCTGTATCGCCGCGTGATCAACCGTAACAACCGTCTGAAGAAGCTCATGGACCTCCATGCGCCTGAAGTGATTGTGCGTAACGAAAAGCGCATGCTGCAGGAGGCTGTCGACGCGCTGTTCGATAACGGCCGCCGTGGCCGTGTGCTGCGTGGCGCGAACAACCGTCCGCTGAAGTCGCTCTCCGACACCCTCAAGGGCAAGCAGGGCCGCTTCCGCCAGAACCTTCTCGGTAAGCGCGTGGACTACTCGGGCCGTTCGGTCATCGTGGTTGGTCCCGAGCTGAAGCTGCACCAGTGCGGTCTGCCGAAGAAGATGGCGCTCGAACTGTTCAAGCCGTTCATCTATCACCGTCTGGAGCAGACGGGCCACTGCACGACCATCAAGCAGGCCAAGGAGATGGTTGAGATGCAGGAGCCCATCGTGTGGGACATCCTGGAAGAGGTCATCAAGGATCATCCGGTTCTGCTGAACCGCGCTCCTACGCTTCACCGTCTGGGCATTCAGGCTTTCGAGCCGGTGCTGGTGGAAGGTAAGGCGATCAAGATTCATCCGCTCGTCTGCACGGCGTTCAATGCCGACTTCGACGGTGACCAGATGGCTGTGCACATTCCGCTGAGCCCTGAAGCGCAGATTGAAGCTTCGGTGCTGATGCTGGCTTCGCACAACATTCTGTCGCCCGCGTCGGGTCAGCCGATCACGGTTCCGACGCAGGATCTCGTGCTTGGTCTCTACTACCTGACGAAGGCCAAGGTTGGCGCGAAGGGTGAAGGCCGCGTGTTCGCGAACATCGAAGAGGTGTTCATGGCGCTCGAAGCGAAGGCTGTCGAGACGCTGACGCCGATTCGTCTTCGCTATACCGGCAAGGTGCTGGACATGACCACCGCGTACGACGATCAGGATCTGACGCACACCGAGGCTGTCGAGTTCAACAAGCAGTTCATCTCGACGACCGTGGGCCGCGCGATTCTGAACGATTCGCTGCCTGAAGGCATGCCTTATGTGAATGGCCTGCTGAAGAAGAAGGGCATCGGACAGCTCATCAACTACCTCTACCTGAACCTTGGGCTTGAGGTGACGGTGCATGCTCTGGATCGCATCAAGGATCTTGGCTTCCGCTATGCGACCAAGTCGGGTCTATCGGTTGGACTGGATGACATGGTCATTCCGGATTCGAAGTACACCGTGGTTTCGGATGCAGAGAAGCAGGTCATCAACGTGCAGCAGCAGTACCTTGACGGTGCGATCACCAACGGTGAGCGTAACAACAAGGTCATCCAACTGTGGTCGACGGTGACCGAGCGCGTGGCCGATGAGATGTTCAACAACATGAAGCAGGCCGACAAGGACGGCGCCATGAATCCGATTTACATCATGGCCGACTCCGGTGCGCGTGGTTCGAAGCAGCAGATTCGTCAGCTTTCGGGTATGCGTGGTTTGATGGCGAAGCCCTCGGGCGAAATCATCGAAACACCGATCACCGCGAACTTCCGCGAAGGTCTCACCGTTCTGCAGTACTTCATCTCGACGCACGGTGCTCGTAAGGGTCTGGCGGATACGGCGTTGAAGACGGCTGACTCGGGTTACCTCACGCGTCGTCTGGTTGACGTGGCGCAGGACGTCATCATTTCGGATTACGATTGCGGCACCGTTGAAGGCATCTATGTGATGCCGATCATCGAAGCCGGCGAGACCATCGAGCCGCTGCGCGACCGCATCATTGGCCGCGTGTCGCTTGAGAAGCTCAAGGACTTCGAGGGCAAGACGATCGTCGAGATCAACGAAGAGATCGATGAGGACAAGGCAAGCGCGGTTCAGGCGGCCGGTATCGAGAAGGTGAAGATCCGCTCGGTGCTGACGTGCGAATCGAAGCGCGGATGCTGCATCCTTTGCTACGGCCGTAACCTTGGCTCGGGCAAGATGGTCGAGATGGGCGAGGCTGTTGGCGTAATCGCGGCGCAGTCGATCGGCGAGCCGGGTACCCAGCTCACGATGCGTACCTTCCACATCGGCGGAACGGCTTCGCGTGTTTCGGATGCTTCGCACCTTGAAGCCAAGAACGCCGGTTCGGTTCGCTTCATCAACCTGGTGACGGTTCGTTCGAACACCGGTGGTCTGGTGGCCTTCAACCGTAACGGTTCCATCGCCGTCATCGACGACAAGGGCCGTGAGAAGGAGCGTTATGCGATCGTGTACGGCGCGAAGCTGCGGGTCGAAGATGGCGCGCAGGTTCAGCAGGGCACGGTGCTCGGCGAGTGGGATCCGTACACGTTCTCGGTGTTGACCGAGATTGCGGGTACGGTCCAGTTCAAGGACCTGCAGGAAGGCGTGACGCTGAACGAAGAGGTCGATGAGGTGACGGGTCTTTCGCGTCTCGTTGTGACCGATTCGTCCGACGAAAAGCGTCAGCCGGCGATCATCATCAAGTCGGCATCGGGCAACAAGCGTTACCTCATGCCTTCGCGTGCTCACCTTATGGTGCAGGATGGCGACGAGCTGTTCCCGGGCGATGTGCTGGCGAAGATTCCTCGCGAGACGACTCGTACCAAGGACATCACGGGCGGTCTGCCGCGCGTCGTCGAGTTGTTCGAGGCACGCAAGCCGCGTGATCCGGCGATCATCTCGAAGATCGACGGTGTGGTTCGCTTCGGAGAAGTGTCGAAGGGACAGCGCAAGGTATACGTCACGGCGGACAACGGGCAGGAAGAAGAGTACTCGGTGCCGCGTGGTGTGTATGTCAACGTCCAGGAAGGCGAGCGTCTGCGTGCAGGCGATCCGCTGATCGATGGACCGCGCAGCCCGCATGATGTGCTCGAAGTGCTTGGCGAGCGCGCCGTGCAGATGTACCTGGTGAACGAGATCCAGGAAGTCTACCGGTTGCAGGGCGTAACGATCTCGGATAAGCATATCGAGACGATCGTCCGGCAGATGCTGCGCTGGGTGAAGATCGAGGATGTCGGCGACACGGCGTTCCTGGTCGATCAGCAGACGGATCGCTTCCGCTTCAACGCGGAGAACCAGAAGACGCTGATGGCTGGCGGACGTCCGGCGATTGGCCGCTCGTTGCTGCTCGGTATCACGAAGGCTTCGCTCTCGACCGACAGCTTCATCTCGGCTGCTTCGTTCCAGGAGACGACTCGTGTGCTCACGGAAGCTTCGATCAATGGTTCGATCGATACGCTGCGTGGACTCAAGGAGAACGTCATCGTGGGTCGTCTGATTCCGGCTGGAACGGGCATGGAGTACTACCGCAATGTTCAGCTCTCTCCGGAGCTGGAAGAAGCGGCTGCCCAGGTTCAGCAGGAGGTCACTGCGGCCATCGAAGCGGAAGAGCGCGAGCTGGAGCAGATGCGGATGGAAGGCGAGCAGGAAGAGCTGGCCGCGGAGTAA
- a CDS encoding helix-turn-helix domain-containing protein, whose translation MSTTLANPAKLIKMGAPHVIHSDEQLAQYTDALFHLTGKEDLTDEEEKAIELLSFLVERYESERHPIPEASPVDVLRFLLDQNGLQQRDIAGELGSESTVSLVLAGKRPLTLGHIEKLSARFHVPGAVFLRQGVGHSKTA comes from the coding sequence ATGAGCACAACACTTGCGAATCCGGCGAAGCTGATCAAGATGGGCGCTCCGCACGTCATCCATTCCGACGAGCAGTTGGCTCAGTACACCGATGCGCTCTTTCATCTCACGGGCAAAGAAGACCTGACAGACGAAGAGGAGAAGGCGATTGAACTTCTGAGTTTTCTAGTGGAGCGGTATGAGAGTGAGCGGCATCCGATTCCGGAGGCCTCTCCGGTGGATGTACTGCGGTTTCTGCTCGATCAGAATGGACTTCAGCAGCGGGATATTGCTGGTGAGCTTGGGAGCGAGAGTACGGTTTCTTTGGTACTCGCCGGCAAGCGACCGCTCACCTTGGGACATATTGAGAAGCTGAGTGCGCGCTTCCATGTGCCGGGGGCTGTGTTTCTGCGGCAAGGCGTTGGGCACAGCAAGACGGCTTGA